The following are from one region of the Mustela lutreola isolate mMusLut2 chromosome 7, mMusLut2.pri, whole genome shotgun sequence genome:
- the LOC131835284 gene encoding olfactory receptor 4F15-like isoform X1, whose product MDRMNQSVVSEFVFLGLTNSWEIQLLLFIFSFLFYLASMMGNLVIVFTVTLDAHLHSPMYFLLANLSVIDMLFSSIAAPKMICDIFKKHKAISFCGCIMQIFFSHALGGTEMVLLIAMAFDRYVAICKPLHYLSIMSPKMCLYFLVTSWVIGFIHSLVQLVFVVDLPFCGPNVLDSFYCDLPRLLRLACTNTQELEFMVTVNSGLISVVSFILLVFSYIFILFTVWKHSSGGSSKAVSTLSAHITVVVLFFGPLMFFYTSPSPTSHLDKYLAIFDAVITPFLNPVIYTFRNKEMKVAMRRLCGHLACYRKIS is encoded by the coding sequence ATGGACAGAATGAACCAGTCAGTAGTATCAGAGTTTGTGTTCCTTGGACTCACAAATTCATGGGAGATCCaacttcttcttttcattttctcctttttattctaCTTGGCAAGCATGATGGGAAACCTTGTCATTGTGTTCACTGTAACCTTGGATGCTCATCTGCATTCCCCTATGTATTTCCTCCTGGCTAACCTCTCTGTCATTGATATGTTGTTTTCCTCAATTGCAGCCCCTAAAATGATTTGTGATATTTTTAAGAAGCACAAAGCCATCTCTTTTTGTGGATGTATTATGCAGATCTTCTTTAGTCATGCTCTTGGGGGCACAGAGATGGTGCTGCTTATAGCCATGGCCTTTGACAGATATGTGGCCATATGTAAGCCTCTGCACTACTTGAGCATCATGAGCCCAAAGATGTGTCTATACTTTTTAGTCACTTCTTGGGTCATTGGCTTCATCCATTCATTGGTTCAATTAGTTTTTGTGGTAGATTTGCCTTTTTGTGGCCCTAATGTATTGGATAGTTTTTATTGTGACCTTCCCCGACTCCTCAGGCTTGCCTGCACAAACACTCAAGAATTGGAGTTCATGGTTACTGTCAATAGTGGGCTCATTTCTGTTGTCTCATTTATCCTGCTGGTCTTTTcatatatcttcattttgtttactgtttGGAAACATTCCTCTGGTGGCTCATCCAAGGCTGTCTCCACACTGTCAGCTCATATCACTGTGGTGGTTTTGTTCTTTGGGCCACTGATGTTTTTCTACACATCGCCTTCTCCCACATCACACCTAGATAAGTATCTTGCTATTTTTGATGCAGTTATCACTCCTTTTTTGAATCCAGTCATCTACACATTCAGGAACAAAGAGATGAAAGTGGCAATGAGGAGACTGTGTGGTCATCTCGCGTGTTACAGGAAGATTTCATGA
- the LOC131835284 gene encoding olfactory receptor 4F15-like isoform X2 translates to MDRMNQSVVSEFVFLGLTNSWEIQLLLFIFSFLFYLASMMGNLVIVFTVTLDAHLHSPMYFLLANLSVIDMLFSSIAAPKMICDIFKKHKAISFCGCIMQIFFSHALGGTEMVLLIAMAFDRYVAICKPLHYLSIMSPKMCLYFLVTSWVIGFIHSLVQLVFVVDLPFCGPNVLDSFYCDLPRLLRLACTNTQELEFMVTVNSGLISVVSFILLVFSYIFILFTVWKHSSGGSSKAVSTLSAHITVVVLFFGPLMFFYTSPSPTSHLDKYLAIFDAVITPFLNPVIYTFRNKEMKVAMRRLCEWNAHTN, encoded by the exons ATGGACAGAATGAACCAGTCAGTAGTATCAGAGTTTGTGTTCCTTGGACTCACAAATTCATGGGAGATCCaacttcttcttttcattttctcctttttattctaCTTGGCAAGCATGATGGGAAACCTTGTCATTGTGTTCACTGTAACCTTGGATGCTCATCTGCATTCCCCTATGTATTTCCTCCTGGCTAACCTCTCTGTCATTGATATGTTGTTTTCCTCAATTGCAGCCCCTAAAATGATTTGTGATATTTTTAAGAAGCACAAAGCCATCTCTTTTTGTGGATGTATTATGCAGATCTTCTTTAGTCATGCTCTTGGGGGCACAGAGATGGTGCTGCTTATAGCCATGGCCTTTGACAGATATGTGGCCATATGTAAGCCTCTGCACTACTTGAGCATCATGAGCCCAAAGATGTGTCTATACTTTTTAGTCACTTCTTGGGTCATTGGCTTCATCCATTCATTGGTTCAATTAGTTTTTGTGGTAGATTTGCCTTTTTGTGGCCCTAATGTATTGGATAGTTTTTATTGTGACCTTCCCCGACTCCTCAGGCTTGCCTGCACAAACACTCAAGAATTGGAGTTCATGGTTACTGTCAATAGTGGGCTCATTTCTGTTGTCTCATTTATCCTGCTGGTCTTTTcatatatcttcattttgtttactgtttGGAAACATTCCTCTGGTGGCTCATCCAAGGCTGTCTCCACACTGTCAGCTCATATCACTGTGGTGGTTTTGTTCTTTGGGCCACTGATGTTTTTCTACACATCGCCTTCTCCCACATCACACCTAGATAAGTATCTTGCTATTTTTGATGCAGTTATCACTCCTTTTTTGAATCCAGTCATCTACACATTCAGGAACAAAGAGATGAAAGTGGCAATGAGGAGACTGTGTG AATGGAATGCACACACTAATTGA